Proteins from a single region of Pseudarthrobacter sp. NIBRBAC000502772:
- a CDS encoding SGNH/GDSL hydrolase family protein has protein sequence MSDFLGPKPLTAASIDAAITGKITTPGSATATALTATYASRAVAREARAGSRGFAFIGDSNTASGVTGSSALLLAPVIYFENPSWVGWAVVTGAGRYHAAAHAAEPGITPAGWVTKYLAGVIAAAPYAVVDALGTNGLTTLAAQQAALTTIYDACDNAGIKVIVCSIPPKSTEGAEVARMNRWKRVIARNRGYLFVDNYATLVDPATGTMQAAYNSDGTHFNAVGARALGIAFNTAINAVLPDVSMLALAQPAPADLVNKPLLLVKSGFVPEDWTSLGFGSASTSVDTVAGVAGKMFTVTQTAEGVNTSSAIALNADLIPGRRYRVEYKYQLTVVGTAPTAASVRLVVTTGGGTTLTSINTQQSVPLSTVTHEFVCPTLPNYNYRLNMTMNGGGVGTKQQIGQVTITDLTAAGL, from the coding sequence ATGTCAGATTTCCTCGGGCCTAAGCCCCTCACTGCGGCCAGCATCGACGCCGCCATTACCGGCAAGATCACCACCCCCGGAAGCGCCACCGCAACGGCACTTACTGCCACTTATGCCAGCAGGGCAGTTGCCCGTGAAGCCCGCGCCGGCTCGCGTGGGTTCGCGTTCATCGGTGACTCCAACACGGCATCAGGCGTTACCGGGTCAAGCGCCCTGCTCCTGGCCCCGGTGATCTATTTTGAGAATCCGTCATGGGTTGGCTGGGCTGTTGTTACCGGGGCAGGGCGCTACCATGCAGCGGCTCACGCCGCAGAGCCGGGCATCACCCCGGCAGGCTGGGTCACCAAGTACCTTGCCGGTGTCATCGCCGCAGCACCTTACGCCGTCGTTGACGCGCTAGGAACCAACGGGCTCACCACCCTCGCCGCCCAACAGGCCGCACTCACAACCATCTACGACGCCTGCGACAACGCCGGGATCAAGGTCATCGTCTGCTCCATCCCGCCCAAGTCAACCGAAGGTGCGGAAGTGGCCCGGATGAACCGCTGGAAGCGGGTCATCGCACGCAACCGGGGCTACCTGTTTGTGGACAACTACGCGACACTCGTGGACCCTGCCACCGGGACCATGCAAGCCGCATACAACAGCGACGGAACACACTTCAACGCGGTAGGTGCCCGCGCCCTGGGCATCGCGTTCAACACTGCGATCAATGCCGTGTTGCCTGATGTTTCCATGCTCGCCCTGGCGCAGCCTGCACCCGCCGACTTGGTCAACAAGCCGCTCCTGCTGGTGAAGTCAGGATTTGTCCCCGAGGACTGGACCAGCCTTGGGTTTGGTTCCGCGTCAACGTCGGTTGATACCGTCGCCGGGGTTGCGGGCAAGATGTTCACGGTCACGCAGACCGCCGAAGGGGTCAACACATCCAGCGCCATAGCCCTCAACGCCGATCTGATCCCCGGACGGCGCTACCGGGTGGAATACAAGTATCAACTGACCGTGGTGGGCACTGCCCCAACCGCAGCATCCGTCCGTCTCGTTGTCACTACGGGCGGCGGCACTACGCTCACGTCGATCAACACTCAGCAGAGCGTGCCGCTCTCCACTGTCACGCATGAGTTTGTTTGCCCGACACTCCCGAACTACAACTACCGACTGAACATGACCATGAACGGCGGCGGCGTCGGCACCAAGCAGCAGATCGGGCAGGTCACTATCACGGACCTCACCGCAGCCGGGCTCTAG
- a CDS encoding SGNH/GDSL hydrolase family protein, producing MAKKKKLKLAASWQYIGLGALAVVTAGVVGFAFMAPPSPPPAADSVASYQPPTVTKVEPQRVAVIGDSYSAGAGAGDPAMGWVGRLTRNQLWDVTNLARGGTGYSTSVTTNAQKACALDYCPSYPEMIAEAVKTNPTLILVAGGRNDALVPAADEAEAVRTFYETLRAEAPAAKIVAFNVLWDNRTPPESVPAMSAVVKESVESVGGIYLDAQQPLAKVEGLVGSDGVHPNAAGHAAIFEAKLGLLQQSEIAVR from the coding sequence ATGGCTAAGAAGAAGAAGCTCAAGCTGGCGGCTAGTTGGCAGTACATCGGGCTTGGTGCCCTGGCTGTCGTGACTGCCGGGGTTGTGGGTTTCGCATTCATGGCCCCGCCAAGCCCGCCACCCGCAGCCGATAGTGTCGCCAGTTATCAGCCGCCCACTGTGACTAAGGTTGAGCCGCAGCGGGTGGCTGTCATTGGCGATTCGTATTCAGCGGGGGCCGGAGCCGGGGACCCGGCTATGGGCTGGGTGGGGCGCCTGACTCGCAATCAACTTTGGGACGTCACCAACCTGGCACGCGGCGGCACCGGATATTCAACGTCCGTAACGACGAACGCCCAGAAAGCTTGCGCACTGGACTACTGCCCGTCCTACCCCGAGATGATCGCTGAGGCCGTCAAGACTAACCCCACCCTGATTCTTGTTGCTGGCGGGCGCAATGACGCGCTCGTGCCCGCCGCCGATGAGGCTGAGGCCGTCCGGACCTTCTATGAGACGCTGCGGGCCGAAGCCCCCGCCGCCAAGATCGTGGCATTCAACGTGCTTTGGGACAACCGCACGCCACCCGAGTCCGTGCCCGCGATGTCCGCCGTTGTGAAGGAGTCGGTTGAGTCGGTGGGCGGGATCTACCTTGACGCCCAACAGCCACTCGCCAAGGTTGAGGGACTCGTAGGGTCTGACGGCGTGCACCCGAACGCTGCGGGGCACGCCGCCATCTTTGAAGCCAAACTAGGACTACTCCAGCAATCCGAGATTGCCGTCCGCTAG
- a CDS encoding alpha/beta hydrolase: MTARPLPARSRSLVIGLRAAGALILALTLASCGLFGGDTPDAAPATAKADPAIVASAPAGLDTFYAQEVVWEPCENGFQCAKVTVPVDYGKPDGEKIQIAALKAPSTGKKTGTLLVNPGGPGGSGYDFVKDASATHFSQSVRANYDLVGFDPRGVKRSAPVTCLADAERDASRAKVYALETDAGLAAALADNKAIAAQCAAKTGPVLGHVDTVSAAKDLDILRAVVNDSKLNYLGYSYGTFLGSTYASLFPENVGRMVLDGALDPSISNEELTSGQAVAFEKAIRAYVASCQQESSCPLSGNVDSGVQQIRDLITAVQNTPWQAKDGRLVNATMFVSGLITPLYNDQSWPALTQALEAALNGDASLMLRLADLGADRGADGKYTSNSTFAFGAINCLDYPMVSDTASMRAEQQRLMQASPTLGYFFAYGGTNCVDWPYKNLRTPAPVEYTGEAPIVVVGTTGDPATPVEWAASLRKQLGNASLLTWQGEGHTAYGRANSCLEDAVDKYLVDGTVPADNTVC; encoded by the coding sequence ATGACTGCACGCCCCCTGCCCGCACGCTCCCGATCCCTGGTGATTGGGCTGCGGGCTGCCGGCGCCCTGATCCTGGCCCTGACGCTGGCCTCGTGCGGCCTCTTTGGCGGGGACACCCCGGACGCGGCCCCCGCCACGGCGAAGGCAGACCCTGCCATCGTGGCGTCCGCGCCCGCCGGCCTGGACACCTTCTACGCCCAGGAGGTTGTGTGGGAGCCCTGCGAAAACGGCTTCCAGTGCGCCAAGGTCACCGTGCCCGTGGACTACGGGAAGCCGGACGGCGAGAAGATCCAGATAGCCGCGCTGAAGGCTCCCAGCACGGGCAAGAAAACCGGCACCCTGCTGGTCAACCCGGGCGGTCCGGGCGGGTCCGGCTACGACTTCGTCAAGGATGCGTCCGCGACGCACTTCTCGCAGTCTGTCCGGGCCAACTATGACCTGGTGGGCTTTGATCCGCGCGGCGTCAAACGCTCCGCCCCTGTTACCTGCCTGGCGGATGCCGAACGGGACGCGTCCCGGGCAAAGGTCTACGCGTTGGAGACCGACGCCGGGCTTGCCGCCGCGCTGGCCGACAACAAGGCAATCGCCGCGCAGTGCGCCGCCAAGACGGGTCCGGTACTGGGCCACGTCGACACGGTCAGCGCGGCCAAGGACCTGGACATCCTGCGCGCCGTGGTCAATGACTCGAAGCTCAATTACCTGGGGTACTCCTACGGCACGTTCCTTGGTTCAACCTACGCCTCGCTGTTCCCGGAGAATGTGGGCCGTATGGTCCTGGATGGCGCCCTGGATCCGTCCATCAGCAACGAGGAGCTGACCAGCGGCCAGGCCGTGGCGTTCGAAAAAGCCATCAGGGCCTACGTGGCCAGCTGCCAGCAGGAATCCTCGTGCCCGCTCAGCGGGAACGTGGACAGCGGGGTCCAGCAGATCCGCGACCTCATCACCGCCGTCCAGAACACCCCGTGGCAGGCCAAGGACGGCCGCCTGGTGAACGCCACGATGTTCGTCAGCGGCCTCATCACTCCGCTGTACAACGACCAGAGCTGGCCCGCCCTGACCCAGGCCCTCGAAGCTGCACTGAACGGTGACGCCAGCCTGATGCTCCGTCTGGCGGACCTCGGCGCTGACCGCGGCGCCGACGGGAAGTACACGTCCAACTCCACCTTCGCCTTCGGCGCCATCAACTGCCTGGACTACCCCATGGTGTCCGATACTGCCTCCATGCGCGCGGAACAGCAACGGCTTATGCAGGCCTCCCCCACCCTGGGCTACTTCTTCGCCTACGGCGGCACCAATTGCGTGGACTGGCCGTACAAGAACCTGCGGACCCCCGCCCCGGTGGAATACACCGGCGAAGCCCCGATCGTGGTGGTCGGAACCACCGGCGACCCTGCCACCCCGGTGGAATGGGCCGCATCCCTGCGCAAACAGCTGGGCAACGCCTCGCTGCTGACCTGGCAGGGAGAGGGCCACACCGCCTACGGCCGGGCTAACAGCTGCCTCGAAGACGCTGTGGACAAGTACCTTGTGGACGGAACGGTTCCTGCCGACAACACCGTCTGCTGA
- a CDS encoding DNA polymerase III subunit delta', translated as MTVWDDLQGQPAVVEQLRLASRGEGLTHAWLFTGPPGSGRSNAAKAFAAALNCDQDDVARRGCGECPACLTILGETHSDVTYVRTEKVTITIDEARDLVSKAGNRPSSGRWRIIVVEDADRMAERTTNVLLKAIEEPTPRTIWMLCAPSPADVLVTIRSRCRAVALRLPPAADVAALLVKRDGVDPALAERAARAAQSHVGIARRLARDPEARERRLETVRFPLGLRGVTAAVMMADKLVKIATAEANSSNEERDAAEKAALLATLGAPESGTLPPTMRSQVRQLEDDQKRRAKRSITDSLDRTLTDLLSFYRDVLIIQLGNAVELVNVELRGELEEFAARSAPETTLARMDAINKARQRITTTNVAPLLTIESMAASLI; from the coding sequence ATGACTGTCTGGGACGACCTTCAGGGCCAGCCCGCCGTCGTCGAACAGCTCCGCCTTGCCTCGAGGGGCGAAGGACTGACCCATGCCTGGCTGTTCACGGGCCCGCCCGGATCCGGGCGTTCCAACGCCGCAAAGGCCTTCGCGGCCGCCCTCAACTGCGATCAGGACGACGTGGCCAGGCGCGGCTGCGGGGAGTGTCCCGCCTGCCTGACCATCCTCGGCGAGACCCATTCGGACGTGACGTACGTCAGGACCGAGAAGGTCACCATCACCATCGATGAAGCCCGCGACCTGGTATCCAAGGCGGGCAACCGGCCGTCGTCCGGGCGCTGGCGGATCATTGTGGTGGAAGACGCCGACCGCATGGCCGAGCGGACCACCAATGTGCTGCTGAAGGCCATCGAGGAACCCACGCCGCGGACCATCTGGATGCTGTGCGCACCGTCGCCCGCTGACGTCCTGGTGACCATCCGTTCGCGCTGCAGGGCCGTGGCCCTGCGGCTGCCGCCGGCCGCCGACGTCGCCGCTTTGCTCGTCAAGCGCGACGGCGTGGACCCGGCACTCGCCGAACGCGCTGCCCGCGCGGCGCAAAGCCATGTGGGGATCGCCCGCCGGCTGGCGCGGGACCCCGAGGCGAGGGAACGCCGGCTGGAAACGGTGAGGTTCCCCCTGGGTCTGCGCGGCGTGACCGCAGCAGTGATGATGGCGGACAAGCTGGTGAAGATCGCCACGGCCGAAGCCAACAGTTCCAATGAAGAGCGCGACGCCGCCGAGAAGGCTGCGCTGCTGGCCACTCTGGGTGCCCCGGAGTCAGGGACGCTCCCGCCGACCATGCGCAGCCAGGTCAGGCAGCTTGAAGACGACCAGAAACGACGGGCCAAGCGATCCATCACGGACTCGCTGGACCGGACGCTGACGGACCTCCTGTCGTTCTACCGGGATGTGCTGATCATCCAGCTCGGGAACGCCGTGGAGCTGGTAAACGTTGAGCTCAGGGGTGAGCTGGAGGAATTCGCCGCCCGGTCTGCCCCGGAGACCACCCTCGCCCGCATGGACGCCATCAACAAAGCCCGCCAACGCATCACCACCACCAACGTTGCACCGCTGTTGACCATTGAGTCCATGGCAGCCAGCCTGATCTAG
- the tmk gene encoding dTMP kinase yields MTTNSPGLFIAFEGGDGAGKSTQAARLAEALETRGLTVLRTREPGGTPIGEKLRSLVLDHGHGHIDAHTEALIFAASRAAHASQVIRPALERGEVVLTDRYIDSSVAYQGAGRDLGADAVRTLNEWATSGLQPDLTVLLDVDPADGRRRRTAGDAAEDRLESEADEFHSTIRGAFLELASSRPDTYLVLPADLPVNELAARILTRVDALLASAGRGAA; encoded by the coding sequence GTGACCACCAACAGCCCTGGACTTTTCATCGCCTTCGAGGGCGGCGACGGCGCCGGCAAGTCCACCCAGGCGGCCCGTCTTGCCGAGGCTCTGGAAACACGTGGCCTGACGGTCCTGCGGACCCGCGAACCCGGCGGGACGCCCATTGGCGAAAAACTGCGTTCCCTGGTCCTGGACCACGGCCATGGCCACATCGACGCCCACACCGAGGCACTCATCTTTGCTGCCTCCCGCGCGGCCCATGCCAGCCAGGTGATCCGCCCGGCACTGGAACGCGGCGAGGTTGTCCTGACGGACCGCTACATTGATTCGTCCGTGGCATATCAGGGGGCCGGCCGCGATCTGGGTGCCGACGCCGTGCGTACGCTCAACGAATGGGCGACGTCCGGGCTGCAGCCCGACCTCACGGTGTTGCTGGACGTGGACCCCGCTGACGGCCGCCGCCGCCGCACAGCCGGCGACGCCGCCGAAGACCGCCTTGAGTCAGAGGCCGATGAGTTCCATTCAACAATCCGCGGGGCGTTCCTCGAACTGGCCTCCAGCCGGCCGGATACGTATCTGGTCCTGCCGGCGGATCTGCCCGTCAACGAACTGGCCGCGCGGATCCTCACCCGCGTTGATGCCTTGCTCGCGTCTGCAGGCCGGGGCGCCGCATGA
- a CDS encoding PLP-dependent aspartate aminotransferase family protein: MSLSEQYAASLSAETVVVAAGRPARERDEPVNPPIVLSSTYFGTGALGDGDRGYGRYSNPTWDPFEEALGQLEGSELPGLLYASGLAAVSSALSLLPAGGVLVMPSHSYAGSLVMATELAQKGFLELRTVDITDTDAVKAQIAPQGPDAKAARMLWLESPTNPMLGIADIRELTAAAHRVGAIVVTDNTFSTPLVQQPLSLGSDVVLHSVTKYLAGHSDVVLGALVTSNPDIRAALLHHRIIHGGIAGPFEAWLALRGLRTLALRVERSQASAAVLAERLSTHPLIDSIRFPGLPTDPGHERAKTQMSGFGSIVCVQIAPVAGLSGADAADKLVRALQLWLPATSLGGVESLIERRRRHAAEPLSVPDNLVRLSVGIENIEDLWADLKQALDSLGR, translated from the coding sequence ATGAGTCTCTCGGAACAGTATGCAGCGTCCCTGTCGGCCGAAACCGTGGTGGTTGCCGCCGGCCGGCCGGCACGTGAGCGGGACGAGCCCGTCAACCCGCCCATCGTGCTGTCCTCGACGTACTTCGGCACGGGAGCGCTGGGTGACGGGGATCGGGGCTACGGCCGCTATTCCAACCCCACCTGGGATCCCTTTGAGGAAGCCCTGGGCCAGCTTGAAGGATCTGAACTGCCCGGCCTGCTCTACGCGTCCGGACTCGCGGCCGTCAGTTCGGCACTGTCCCTGCTTCCCGCCGGCGGCGTCCTGGTGATGCCGTCGCACAGTTACGCGGGTTCGCTGGTGATGGCCACGGAGTTGGCGCAGAAGGGCTTCCTGGAACTGCGGACTGTGGACATCACGGACACTGACGCAGTCAAAGCACAGATCGCGCCGCAGGGACCGGACGCGAAAGCGGCCAGGATGCTGTGGCTTGAGAGCCCCACCAACCCGATGCTGGGCATCGCCGATATCCGCGAACTCACTGCGGCGGCCCACCGGGTGGGCGCCATTGTGGTGACGGACAATACGTTCTCCACGCCGTTGGTCCAGCAGCCACTGAGCTTGGGTTCCGACGTCGTTCTTCACTCGGTGACCAAATACCTGGCCGGACATTCCGACGTCGTCCTCGGCGCCTTGGTGACGTCCAACCCGGACATCCGGGCGGCGCTGCTGCACCACCGCATCATTCATGGCGGTATCGCCGGGCCGTTCGAGGCATGGCTGGCGCTGCGCGGGCTCCGGACCCTTGCGCTGCGTGTGGAACGGTCTCAGGCTTCTGCCGCGGTCCTGGCCGAACGCCTGAGCACACACCCCCTGATCGATAGCATCCGGTTCCCCGGCCTCCCCACGGATCCCGGCCATGAACGGGCCAAGACCCAGATGTCGGGCTTCGGTTCGATTGTGTGCGTGCAGATCGCGCCGGTTGCCGGCCTGAGCGGAGCAGACGCCGCGGACAAACTGGTCCGCGCGCTGCAGTTGTGGCTGCCAGCCACATCCCTGGGCGGGGTGGAATCGCTGATCGAACGGCGCCGTCGGCACGCCGCCGAGCCGCTGAGTGTTCCGGACAACCTGGTGCGGCTGAGCGTCGGCATAGAAAATATTGAGGACCTCTGGGCCGATTTGAAGCAGGCACTCGACTCGCTGGGCCGCTAG
- a CDS encoding DUF2516 family protein: MDGELIIRPVELAVFFILALVAFGLEVWALLDCVRHKSAAFEATGKRTKTFWLALTGGATLIGAISLFSSGGIFGTLGLFGLAAVVAASIYLADVRPAVKDAGRGGSRNTGPYGGW, from the coding sequence GTGGACGGTGAACTGATAATTCGGCCTGTAGAGCTGGCAGTGTTTTTTATCCTTGCCCTGGTGGCATTCGGACTTGAAGTGTGGGCTCTGCTGGACTGCGTCAGGCACAAGTCCGCCGCCTTTGAAGCGACCGGAAAACGAACCAAGACCTTCTGGCTGGCACTGACCGGCGGCGCCACCCTGATCGGCGCCATCTCGCTCTTCAGCAGCGGCGGAATCTTCGGCACGCTTGGCCTCTTTGGGCTCGCCGCCGTGGTGGCAGCGTCCATTTACCTCGCAGACGTCCGGCCAGCGGTCAAGGACGCTGGCCGCGGCGGTAGCCGTAATACGGGGCCATACGGCGGCTGGTAA
- a CDS encoding class I SAM-dependent methyltransferase, which yields MVQKAERVSAPHGRSGRPVGNVTRGTTNPNRMRRVDRWLTGPQAWRLRAADDPLVVDLGYGATPATAVELFERLRAVRPDVRVCGIEIEPERVRIAKALERPGLSFQVGGFELPLPGRPVLVRAFNVLRQYEEADVAGIWRLVQGRLAPGGLFIDGTCDEIGRRVTWVALDAGRPLSLSMSVRFGSFDLPSEIAERLPKALIHRNVPGEPVHRLMQAMDRAWLESAPLASFGNRQRWHAMCRTLSDGGWPVQDGPARWRLGELTVAWEAVAPSV from the coding sequence GTGGTGCAAAAAGCTGAACGCGTGAGCGCTCCCCATGGCCGGAGCGGCAGGCCGGTCGGAAACGTCACACGGGGCACCACCAATCCCAACCGGATGCGGCGGGTGGACCGCTGGCTCACCGGTCCCCAGGCCTGGCGCCTGCGCGCTGCCGACGACCCCCTCGTGGTTGACCTGGGCTACGGCGCAACGCCGGCCACCGCCGTCGAACTCTTTGAACGTCTCCGCGCAGTCCGGCCGGACGTCCGCGTGTGCGGAATCGAAATCGAGCCGGAGCGCGTCCGGATCGCCAAGGCGCTCGAGCGGCCGGGGCTCAGCTTTCAGGTGGGCGGTTTCGAGTTGCCGCTGCCCGGGCGCCCCGTGCTGGTCCGCGCCTTCAACGTCCTGCGGCAGTACGAAGAGGCCGATGTGGCGGGGATCTGGCGGCTGGTCCAGGGCCGGCTCGCCCCCGGCGGGCTCTTTATCGACGGTACCTGCGATGAGATCGGGCGGCGGGTGACGTGGGTTGCCCTCGACGCCGGGCGGCCGTTGTCACTGAGCATGTCCGTGCGGTTCGGCAGCTTTGACCTGCCATCGGAAATTGCCGAGCGACTGCCGAAGGCGCTGATCCACCGCAACGTTCCGGGAGAGCCTGTCCACCGGCTGATGCAGGCCATGGACCGGGCCTGGCTGGAGTCGGCGCCGCTGGCGTCATTCGGCAACAGGCAGCGCTGGCACGCCATGTGCAGGACACTGTCCGACGGCGGGTGGCCGGTTCAGGACGGCCCGGCGCGGTGGCGCCTGGGCGAACTAACGGTGGCCTGGGAAGCTGTGGCACCGTCGGTCTAG
- a CDS encoding phosphoglyceromutase translates to MTYKLILLRHGHSEWNAKNLFTGWVDVDLNDQGREEAARGGELLVENDLLPDVLYTSLLKRAINTANISLDKADRGWIPVKRDWRLNERHYGALQGKDKAQTLAEYGEEQFMEWRRSYDTPPPPLDDNSEFSQAHDPRYADLGDALPRTECLKDVLVRLLPYWESDIKEDLKAGKTVLVTAHGNSLRALVKHLDGISDDAIASLNIPTGIPLVYDLDEDFQPIKPGGTYLDPDAAAEAILAVANQGKK, encoded by the coding sequence ATGACTTACAAGCTGATTCTGCTGCGCCACGGCCACAGCGAATGGAACGCCAAGAACCTGTTCACCGGCTGGGTGGACGTTGACCTCAACGACCAGGGCCGCGAGGAAGCGGCACGCGGCGGCGAGCTCCTGGTCGAGAACGATCTTCTCCCGGATGTCCTCTACACCTCGCTCCTGAAGCGGGCCATCAACACGGCCAACATTTCCCTGGACAAGGCCGACCGCGGCTGGATCCCCGTCAAGCGGGACTGGCGCCTGAACGAACGTCACTACGGTGCCCTGCAGGGCAAGGACAAGGCACAGACCCTGGCCGAATACGGCGAGGAGCAGTTCATGGAATGGCGCCGGTCCTACGACACCCCGCCGCCGCCCCTGGACGACAACAGCGAGTTCTCCCAGGCCCACGACCCCCGCTACGCCGACCTCGGCGACGCGCTGCCCCGCACCGAGTGCCTCAAGGATGTCCTGGTCCGCCTGCTTCCTTACTGGGAATCGGACATCAAGGAAGACCTCAAGGCCGGCAAGACCGTCCTGGTCACCGCCCACGGCAACTCGCTGCGCGCCCTGGTCAAGCACCTGGACGGCATCAGCGACGACGCCATCGCCAGCCTGAACATCCCCACGGGCATCCCGCTGGTCTACGACCTGGACGAGGACTTCCAGCCGATCAAGCCGGGCGGCACCTACCTGGACCCGGACGCCGCTGCGGAAGCCATCCTGGCAGTGGCGAACCAGGGCAAGAAATAA
- the phoU gene encoding phosphate signaling complex protein PhoU translates to MRKVFQEELTQVGEQLVEISRLVSEAMAKASTSFRVADVDLAEDVIAADARIDFLQTSLDERAIDILALQGPVASDLRMIVGSLRMSASLERMGDLARHIAQLARLRFPATVIPASMTETFNKMAEQDQLIADKLIVLLESRDLEVARDIHKANNTIDDLHLSVFKAIASPDWAESPATTVDVALASRYFERFADHGVSVARKVTYLVTGEWQGQGF, encoded by the coding sequence GTGCGTAAGGTTTTTCAGGAAGAGCTGACCCAGGTGGGTGAGCAGCTGGTGGAGATTTCGCGGTTGGTCAGCGAGGCAATGGCGAAAGCCTCGACGTCCTTCCGGGTTGCCGACGTTGATCTGGCAGAGGACGTTATCGCCGCGGACGCCCGTATCGACTTTTTGCAGACCAGCCTGGATGAACGTGCTATCGACATCCTCGCCCTGCAGGGGCCGGTGGCCAGCGATCTGCGGATGATCGTGGGCTCCCTGCGCATGAGTGCTTCCCTGGAGCGGATGGGGGACCTGGCCCGCCACATTGCCCAGCTGGCCCGGCTGCGTTTCCCGGCCACCGTGATCCCTGCATCCATGACGGAAACATTCAACAAAATGGCCGAGCAGGACCAACTGATCGCCGACAAGCTTATTGTCCTGCTGGAATCCCGGGACCTCGAAGTGGCCCGCGACATCCACAAGGCCAACAACACCATCGACGATCTCCACCTGAGCGTGTTCAAGGCGATCGCCTCCCCGGACTGGGCCGAGTCCCCCGCCACCACCGTGGACGTGGCCCTGGCCAGCCGCTACTTCGAACGGTTCGCTGACCACGGCGTGTCCGTGGCCCGCAAGGTCACCTACCTCGTCACCGGCGAATGGCAGGGGCAGGGCTTCTAG
- a CDS encoding cell wall metabolism sensor histidine kinase WalK — translation MLIGVIAGLVGLSLGTFGVLAFRISEKQRKLVDVDVDELALPAGAAEVLAVVGRAFVVVDAVDGVVRASPAAYAYGLVRGHTVVHKELLDMTAGVRRDGVILEKRLELQRGPLGHGTIIVQVRAAMLGEEYIVLLADDRTEITRTEEIRNDFVANVSHELKTPVGAISLLAEALESSADDEQAVRRFAKRMHKESSRLAALVQDIIELSRLQGASVSQEGKAVDINTVITEAVDRSQLPAESKNIRIVVGEPVDATVYGDRDLLVTALRNLIDNAIRYSPENTRVGVGVRSKDGLIAVSVTDQGEGLTPEDQERVFERFYRVDAARSRHTGGTGLGLSIVKHVASNHGGEVTLWSRPGQGSTFTLRLPEMESRDAPDTAGVKEPAIPVRRKERGVHEQGASA, via the coding sequence ATGCTCATCGGTGTCATCGCCGGCCTGGTCGGCCTGTCGCTCGGCACTTTTGGCGTGCTCGCCTTCAGGATCAGTGAAAAGCAGCGAAAGCTTGTTGATGTCGACGTGGACGAACTCGCTTTGCCGGCCGGCGCCGCGGAAGTGCTGGCGGTCGTCGGACGGGCTTTTGTGGTGGTTGACGCCGTGGACGGTGTGGTGCGCGCCAGCCCGGCAGCGTATGCGTACGGACTGGTTCGCGGCCACACGGTGGTCCACAAGGAATTGCTGGACATGACGGCCGGCGTGCGACGCGACGGCGTGATCCTGGAAAAACGGCTGGAGCTGCAGCGCGGTCCGCTGGGCCACGGCACCATCATCGTGCAGGTCCGGGCGGCCATGCTCGGCGAGGAATATATCGTGCTTCTGGCCGACGACCGCACCGAAATTACCCGCACGGAAGAGATCCGCAACGACTTCGTGGCCAACGTGTCCCACGAGCTGAAAACCCCGGTGGGCGCAATTTCCCTGCTGGCCGAGGCACTGGAGTCCTCGGCCGACGACGAACAAGCAGTTCGCCGGTTCGCCAAGCGCATGCACAAAGAATCAAGCCGGCTGGCCGCCCTGGTCCAGGACATCATCGAGCTGTCTCGCCTCCAAGGTGCCAGCGTCTCCCAGGAGGGCAAGGCCGTGGACATCAACACGGTCATCACTGAAGCGGTGGACCGTTCCCAGCTCCCTGCTGAAAGCAAGAACATCCGGATCGTGGTGGGGGAGCCGGTTGACGCCACCGTTTATGGTGACCGGGACCTGCTGGTTACCGCTCTGCGTAACCTGATCGACAACGCCATCCGCTATTCCCCGGAGAACACCAGGGTGGGCGTGGGCGTCCGGTCAAAGGACGGGCTGATCGCCGTGTCGGTCACGGACCAGGGTGAGGGCCTGACCCCGGAGGACCAGGAGCGCGTGTTTGAGCGCTTCTACCGGGTGGATGCGGCGCGTTCGCGCCACACGGGCGGAACGGGCCTGGGCCTTAGCATCGTCAAACACGTTGCCTCCAACCACGGCGGTGAAGTGACGTTGTGGTCACGGCCCGGCCAGGGTTCCACTTTCACCCTGCGCCTGCCGGAGATGGAAAGCCGGGACGCACCGGATACCGCAGGTGTCAAAGAACCAGCCATACCCGTGCGCAGAAAAGAACGCGGCGTACATGAGCAAGGAGCTAGCGCTTGA